In one window of Crocosphaera subtropica ATCC 51142 DNA:
- a CDS encoding sigma-70 family RNA polymerase sigma factor has product MLNYSLLTEAKLIEITQEATNKMTYREAETQKQIILLVSLKNKQKREKAFRELLKKYYGLIKNLVNLYSQRHKARHQKDLKQEAIVAFYEAIKKFDKSRKVKLSTWVFYRIKTKLKTISQQIKKQEKTIHVVRINQEPISRLEEESSRRIQLKQVLVLLCQLTKKQQKVVNLQLKGYSWEIIAKKLNSTPDAVRMVWNRAVKRLRKLLNNQSKQ; this is encoded by the coding sequence ATGCTAAATTATAGTTTACTCACAGAAGCTAAGCTAATTGAGATAACTCAAGAAGCTACAAATAAGATGACCTATAGAGAAGCAGAAACTCAAAAGCAAATCATTTTGCTGGTTTCCCTCAAAAATAAGCAAAAAAGAGAAAAAGCTTTTAGAGAATTGCTGAAAAAATACTACGGTTTAATTAAAAACTTAGTTAATCTCTATAGTCAGAGACATAAAGCGAGACATCAAAAAGACTTAAAACAAGAGGCAATTGTTGCTTTTTATGAAGCAATAAAAAAGTTTGATAAGTCAAGAAAGGTCAAATTAAGTACCTGGGTATTTTATCGAATAAAGACAAAATTGAAAACCATTAGTCAACAAATTAAAAAACAAGAAAAAACTATTCATGTAGTTAGGATAAATCAAGAGCCTATATCAAGATTAGAAGAAGAAAGTTCAAGAAGAATCCAACTTAAGCAAGTTTTAGTATTGTTATGCCAGTTGACGAAAAAACAGCAAAAAGTAGTGAATTTACAACTAAAAGGGTATTCATGGGAAATAATAGCAAAAAAACTAAATTCAACCCCTGATGCTGTGAGAATGGTCTGGAATCGAGCCGTGAAAAGGCTACGAAAACTATTAAACAATCAATCAAAACAGTGA
- a CDS encoding HAD family hydrolase gives MLQALIFDLDGTLTHTDSLHFSIWQSYLKEYGLDIDLRFYQEHISGRHNPDFLKQLFQELTLEEIQQISDNKEARFRQLAQDQLKPLSGLEKLLEWLISKELLSAIVTNAPRQNAEFMLNALKLNQFWNTVVISEELPMAKPHPFPYQEALRRLNIAPNSAIVFEDSPSGIRSAVAADIFTVGITTTHNEDVLLSNGASLVISNFNDPQLKTIGVLT, from the coding sequence ATGCTTCAAGCTCTCATATTTGACCTCGATGGAACTCTAACCCATACAGATTCTCTTCACTTCTCTATTTGGCAATCTTATTTAAAGGAATATGGACTTGATATTGATCTTCGTTTTTACCAAGAACATATCAGTGGACGGCACAACCCCGACTTCTTAAAACAATTATTTCAGGAGCTTACTTTAGAAGAAATCCAACAAATAAGTGATAATAAAGAGGCTCGCTTCCGCCAGTTAGCACAAGATCAGTTAAAACCTCTTAGTGGATTAGAAAAACTCCTAGAATGGCTTATTAGCAAAGAACTTCTATCTGCTATTGTTACCAATGCCCCTCGTCAGAATGCTGAGTTTATGCTCAATGCTCTTAAGCTTAATCAATTCTGGAATACTGTTGTTATCAGCGAAGAATTACCTATGGCTAAGCCACATCCTTTTCCTTATCAAGAAGCTTTACGTCGCCTCAATATTGCTCCAAATTCTGCTATTGTTTTTGAAGATTCTCCCAGTGGGATACGCTCGGCTGTTGCTGCGGACATATTTACTGTTGGTATTACCACCACTCATAACGAAGATGTTTTATTGAGTAATGGGGCCAGCCTCGTCATTTCTAATTTTAATGATCCCCAATTGAAAACGATTGGAGTTCTCACTTAA